A window of Reinekea marina contains these coding sequences:
- a CDS encoding branched-chain amino acid ABC transporter permease, protein MLANYKKEAVLFSGLLVIILTIMAFMGTAYSLRMLVEASCYAIIALGLTIQWGYAGLFNAGIMGFLAMGGFMTMLFSFPANEEFWASDLPGDLGSVFFKLLIGIALIVASVKLGKFGVTQKWQRFITILLIAIVYIIFMAQLDPVASAIEKEHGFIGGFGLPVWFGWVAGGAVAGLIAYFVGHICLGLRSDYLAIATLGIAEIIKAFLKNADWLTHGTLTVSPMKWPVPGPADLGFELARAAYLSVTALMIAGIFFLLTRAYNAPWGRMLRAIRDNETSSLAMGKDVNKRRLEVFVIGSFLMGVGGAVLTTFNGIFDPSGYIPLNHTFLIWVMVILGGAGNNLGTLFGAVFVYIIWTMSEPVALYAFDVIRQLGELWFNWEAPSDLDSRALQARVFVIGLTITLVLRYAPKGIIPERIAHHQ, encoded by the coding sequence ATGTTAGCGAATTATAAAAAAGAAGCCGTTCTGTTTTCAGGTCTGCTCGTTATTATTTTAACCATCATGGCATTTATGGGCACCGCCTACAGCTTACGTATGCTTGTAGAAGCATCTTGCTATGCCATCATTGCATTAGGCTTAACCATACAGTGGGGTTACGCAGGTTTATTTAACGCCGGAATCATGGGTTTTTTAGCCATGGGCGGATTCATGACCATGCTGTTTTCTTTTCCTGCGAACGAAGAATTTTGGGCATCCGATTTACCGGGCGATTTAGGCTCTGTGTTTTTCAAATTGCTGATCGGCATTGCTCTGATTGTTGCTTCCGTTAAGCTAGGAAAATTCGGCGTCACGCAAAAATGGCAACGATTTATAACCATTTTATTAATTGCTATTGTGTACATCATTTTCATGGCACAGTTAGATCCAGTGGCCTCAGCTATTGAAAAAGAACATGGCTTTATAGGTGGCTTTGGTTTACCGGTTTGGTTTGGATGGGTAGCGGGCGGTGCTGTCGCAGGTTTGATTGCCTATTTCGTGGGTCATATATGCTTAGGCCTACGCAGTGACTACTTGGCAATTGCGACCTTAGGTATTGCTGAAATCATTAAAGCATTTCTAAAGAATGCAGACTGGCTCACGCACGGAACCTTAACCGTTTCACCCATGAAGTGGCCAGTGCCGGGTCCGGCTGATTTAGGGTTTGAACTTGCTCGAGCCGCTTACTTATCGGTTACAGCCTTAATGATTGCTGGCATTTTCTTCTTGCTCACACGGGCTTACAATGCACCATGGGGACGTATGTTACGAGCGATTCGTGACAACGAAACCTCATCTCTTGCGATGGGTAAAGATGTAAATAAACGTCGCTTGGAAGTCTTTGTAATTGGCTCATTTTTAATGGGTGTTGGTGGCGCGGTACTGACCACTTTTAATGGCATATTCGATCCCTCTGGTTACATACCGCTTAACCATACTTTTTTAATTTGGGTGATGGTTATACTAGGGGGTGCGGGCAACAATTTAGGAACTTTATTTGGTGCCGTCTTCGTTTATATTATTTGGACGATGTCTGAGCCAGTTGCACTCTATGCATTTGATGTTATTCGACAGCTTGGCGAACTTTGGTTCAATTGGGAAGCACCATCAGATCTAGACAGTCGAGCCTTGCAAGCTCGGGTATTTGTGATCGGACTAACCATTACCTTGGTGCTAAGGTACGCGCCAAAGGGCATTATTCCTGAACGAATAGCCCACCACCAATAA
- a CDS encoding branched-chain amino acid ABC transporter permease — translation MNELVFFINKVVISGAVIGSIYAMGAIGITLIFSILRFAHFAHGDLMTLGAFITFFLTALFPAAGQAIGLPTAFVMLPVAMVITSVLAIGMDKAFYKPLRENNVKPIVLVMASIGVTLMLQGVIRLFFGTNSRNMFIDDRKEIFRLELPWELASRKLVITEPQILLFVFTIAAVVALHFFLTKSRLGKAMRAMSDNADLARISGINVNMVVVVTWVIAGSLATAAGTLLSLDVSLKPDLSFILLLPIFAAAIVGGVGHPYGAVIGGFVVGMSETLAVFNWAILLRPLENAMGWDLPNNLALVPTEYKITVPFFILIAILVLKPTGILKGKVI, via the coding sequence GGTAATTGGCTCTATTTATGCTATGGGCGCAATCGGTATTACACTGATTTTCAGTATTCTTCGCTTTGCCCATTTCGCACACGGTGATTTAATGACCTTAGGGGCATTTATTACTTTTTTCCTAACGGCACTTTTCCCAGCCGCTGGCCAAGCCATTGGACTACCAACAGCCTTTGTCATGCTGCCTGTGGCTATGGTTATCACCAGTGTTCTCGCCATAGGTATGGATAAAGCGTTTTATAAGCCACTGCGTGAAAACAACGTTAAACCCATTGTACTTGTGATGGCATCTATCGGCGTGACCTTAATGTTACAAGGCGTAATCCGATTATTCTTTGGCACCAATTCACGCAATATGTTTATTGATGATCGCAAAGAAATTTTTCGTCTAGAACTCCCTTGGGAACTTGCATCACGCAAATTGGTCATTACAGAACCTCAAATTCTATTATTTGTCTTCACCATTGCAGCCGTTGTGGCGTTGCACTTTTTCTTAACGAAATCACGTTTAGGAAAAGCGATGCGAGCCATGTCAGATAACGCTGACCTTGCTCGAATTTCAGGCATAAACGTAAATATGGTTGTCGTCGTTACGTGGGTAATTGCCGGTTCATTAGCCACCGCGGCAGGTACGCTATTATCGTTGGATGTTTCTTTGAAGCCTGATTTAAGCTTTATTTTGCTATTACCCATCTTCGCGGCGGCTATCGTCGGTGGTGTAGGCCATCCTTATGGTGCGGTCATTGGTGGGTTTGTAGTGGGCATGTCGGAAACGCTGGCCGTATTCAATTGGGCGATTTTGTTACGCCCATTAGAAAACGCGATGGGCTGGGATTTACCCAATAACTTAGCCTTAGTGCCAACAGAATATAAAATTACGGTGCCATTTTTTATCCTCATCGCCATTTTGGTACTTAAGCCGACCGGTATCTTGAAAGGGAAGGTGATCTAA